From the Diospyros lotus cultivar Yz01 chromosome 13, ASM1463336v1, whole genome shotgun sequence genome, one window contains:
- the LOC127789050 gene encoding uncharacterized protein At3g17950 produces MPVESQQQDGWPLGLQPLNSRARLLRVNHDRNGSISFTSSSTDSSSDLDSQSTGSFFLRNSTTLGSLIGVSTVLELSRRSTRGRPPETSPEKKTCKSKPWMFSLCSKVSTDVNSTTTTTPSLGHFLEAERRAASGKQIPSTGFPDDFSISDQNPLSSSWLDSHGAPYAFSCLCGRVDH; encoded by the exons ATGCCGGTTGAATCGCAGCAGCAAGATGGGTGGCCTCTCGGCCTGCAACCACTGAATTCAAGAGCTCGGTTGTTGAGAGTCAATCACGATCGTAATGGATCAATCTCCTTCACCTCTTCCAGTACCGACTCTTCTTCCGATCTCGATTCGCAG TCGACCGGTTCTTTCTTCCTCCGCAATAGCACCACTCTGGGCAGCCTCATCGGCGTTTCCACCGTCCTCGAGCTCTCCAGAAGATCCACGAGGGGAAGACCGCCGGAAACCTCGCCTGAGAAGAAGACCTGCAAATCCAAGCCTTGGATGTTCTCTCTGTGCTCAAAGGTGAGCACTGACGTCAACAGTACAACCACCACCACTCCTTCGCTCGGTCACTTTCTTGAAGCAGAGAGGAGAGCCGCCTCCGGCAAACAGATTCCGTCCACCGGTTTTCCAGATGATTTCTCGATTTCCGATCAAAACCCTCTGTCAAGTTCTTGGCTGGATTCGCATGGAGCTCCTTATGCGTTCTCATGCTTGTGCGGACGAGTTGATCATTGA